ACAGGTCGGCGTTTATTTGGAGGCGTTCGGTGGGAATACCTTTATAGTAAGAGCGCATCCGCATTGGATGCCCCAGGACGAAGTGAAAGAGCTGATCGAAGAAATGGCCGAATGGGCGCTGTCCGAGAAAAAATCGCTCGATGTCGCCAAGCTGCGGGAAAAAGCCGCCATCATGTGCTCGTGCAAAGCGTCGATCAAGGCGAATCAGTCGCTCACCATCCTTGAGATGGAGGCGCTGTTCGACAAGCTCGCCGCCTGCAAAAATCCGTACACGTGTCCGCACGGCCGGCCGATTGTGATCAGCTTCTCCACTTACGAGCTGGAAAAAATGTTCAAGCGGGTGATGTAGAGGCATGCTCGTAACGACATCGTACGATCCGACCGAAGAGCAGCTGGCACAAGCCCGCGATGCAGCGAAGAAGCTGGGAGCGCGGCTTATCCGCAGAGGACGGCTCGCCTTGGAGCGGATGAAGGAGCAATACGGCGATCCGTCCGTCGTTCTTGTAACGAAGGAACGAATCGAGTATCATCAAGAGGGATATCCACTTTTTTACTTTCACCCGAGCATGGCCCATGTACGCATCCAGCGGATGCTGAAGGGCGAACAGGACACGCTGATGGAGGCGGCCGGCGTTCGGCCCGGCGACCGCGTGCTCGACTGCACGGCAGGGCTGGCTTCGGATGCGATCGTTTTTTCCCATGCGGTGGGCGAAAGCGGATCGGTGGTTGCGCTCGAGAGCGAAAAGGTCGTCCAGTACATCGTAAAGGACGGTCTGGGACGCTACGAATCGGTGGTCGAGCCGATCAACCGGGCAATGCGCCGGGTGGAGCTGCTGCATGCCGATCATGCCGATTATTTGCGCGGCGCCGAAACGGACAGTGTGGACATCGTTTACCTGGACCCGATGTTCCGGCGGCCGATTCACGAGTCGAGCGCGATCAGCTCGATTCGCGGTTTGGCCAACGACATGGAAATTCGGGAAGAGACGATCCGCGAGGCGCGAAGAGTGGCCCGCCGTTGTATCGTTCTCAAGGAATCGAAACGCAGCGGAGAATTTGAAAGGCTCGGTTTTACGGATATCGTCGCCGTATCTCCGAAGCTGGCATATGGAGTGATTCGACTTTGAGCGACGGACCCGAAAAGCGGATGAAGCTGCTCGTGCTCGTCGGCCCGACGGCGGTCGGCAAAACGAAGCTAAGCCTGGAGCTGGCGGAGGCGCTGAATGCCGAAGTCATATCGGGCGATTCGATGCAGGTGTACCGGGGCATGGATGTCGGCACCGCCAAAGCGACGGAGGAAGAACGCCGCAGGGTGCCGCATCATATGATCGATATTCACGATCCGGACCATCCTTTTTCCGTCGCTGAATTTCAGGCAAAGGCGCGCGAGCTGATCGCGGAGATCGCCGGGCGAAACCGGCTGCCTTTTATCGTGGGGGGAACCGGACTGTATGTGGAATCCGTCTGCTACGCCTATGAATTCAGCGAAGGAGGCGGGGACGAGGAATTCCGCGAAGAGCAGCGCAAGTACGCGCTGGCTCATGGGGAAGAGGCGCTTCATGCCAAGCTTCGCGAAGTCGACCCGATCTCGGCGGACCGGCTGCATCCGAACGATCAGAGGAGGATCATTCGGGCGCTGGAAATTTACCATATGACCGGGATTCCGATGTCCGAACAGCTCGCCGCCCAAAAAAAGCAATCTCCTTACGAACTATGTATCGTCGGGTTGACAATGGAGCGCGGTTTACTATATAAACGTATTGAAGACCGCATCGACGAGATGATGGAGCAAGGACTCGTGCAGGAGGTGCGGCGGCTGCTGGACCAGGGATACACGACCGATCTGGTGTCGATGCAGGGGCTCGGATACAAGGAAATCGCCGCTTACTTACAAGGCAATCTGACTCTCGGGGAAGCGGTGGAGCTTCTGAAAAAAAACACGCGGCGTTTCGCCAAAAGGCAGCTGTCCTGGTTCCGCCACATGAAGGATATCGAGTGGGTGGACGTGACGGATACCGCAAATTTTCATGCCCATTTCCAGAAGATACATGCTATAATAACAGCAAAGCTGAAGCTGAACGACCATTTTGAAGGGGGCCCCTTTTCATGAACAAATCCATCAATATTCAAGACACGTTTTTGAACCAACTCCGTAAAGAAAACATCCCGGTAACCGTCTATTTGACGAACGGTTTCCAGATTCGGGGCCTGATTCGCGCATTTGACAACTTCACAATCATCATTGACAGCGAAGGCCGCCAGCAGATGGTGTATAAGCATGCGATCTCCACGTTTACACCGTCTCGTTCGGTAAACTTGCAGCAGCAGGATAACGCGGAAAACTGATATCATTCTGACGTTACCGTTATCAGCGCAACTTTTGACATGTGCAGCACGTCATAAAGAATAGAATGTAAGAGCAACCTTAAGTTTTTAGGGTTGTTCTTTTGCTTCTGGGGATTGGGAGAGGGAGGGGAGCAGCTGGGTATGGCAGAAAAAAAACAGACGGCCGTTAAGAAGCCGAGCGCCAAAAAGAAAAAGGGGAAAAAGGTTACGGCCGGCCGGGTGCTGGCGTGGACTCTTGTGGCGGGAGCTCTCGGCGTGATCGGAGCGCTCGGGTTATATGCGACGATTATTTTCAACGGGAACAAAATTTTGGCGGAAAACTGGGATAAGCTGGATATGCCCGAAGCTTCGCATGTGTTCGATGTGAACAACAACGAAGTGACGGTGCTGTACCGGGAAAACCGCGAAAGCGTAACGAGCAGCGAAATTCCAAAAAAGCTGGGGGAAGCGTTCATCGCCACGGAGGACCGCAGGTTCAACCAGCATTCCGGCGTCGATTTTGTCGCCATAGGCCGGGCGATCGTCAAAGATATTGTGGCGCGCAGCGCGGTCGAAGGCGGCAGCACGATCACGCAGCAGCTGGCGAAAAATCTGTTTTTGAATTCGAACAAAACGTTTTTCCGCAAAGCGACGGAAATGTCGATCGCAGTGGCGCTGGAAACCAAATTTTCAAAGGATGAAATTCTGGAAAGATATTTGAACCGGATCTTTTTCGGGAACGGGGCTTACGGGGTGAAGGCGGCGGCGAAAAAATATTTCGGCATCTCCGACCTGAACAAGCTGGAATTGTGGCAGATGGCGACGCTGGCGGCCATTCCGAAATCGCCGTCGAATTACAACCCGATCGACAATCCGGAAAAATCGAAGGAACGGCGCGACGTCGTGCTGAAGCTGATGGCCGACCAAGGTTATATCACTGAGGACGAACGCGCGAAAGCTTCGGCTCAGGAGTACGTTCCGCCGAAGGATACGAGCAACAAAAAAGATTACATGGCTTATCTCGACTATGTCATAAAGGAAGCTTCGGACGTGTACGGCATTTCCGAGGACGATCTGCTGCGAAACGGGTATAAGATTTATACCGCGATGGATGCGAGTGCGCAAAAGATCATGGAGCAGACGTACGAGAATCCGAAGTTTTTTCAAAAGGACGGCCCGGAGCAAAAAATTCAAAGCGCCATGGCGATCGTGAACAACAAGGATGGCGGCATCGTGGCGATGGTCGGCGGACGCGATTACGTCCGCAAAG
The window above is part of the Paenibacillus hamazuiensis genome. Proteins encoded here:
- a CDS encoding class I SAM-dependent methyltransferase, producing MLVTTSYDPTEEQLAQARDAAKKLGARLIRRGRLALERMKEQYGDPSVVLVTKERIEYHQEGYPLFYFHPSMAHVRIQRMLKGEQDTLMEAAGVRPGDRVLDCTAGLASDAIVFSHAVGESGSVVALESEKVVQYIVKDGLGRYESVVEPINRAMRRVELLHADHADYLRGAETDSVDIVYLDPMFRRPIHESSAISSIRGLANDMEIREETIREARRVARRCIVLKESKRSGEFERLGFTDIVAVSPKLAYGVIRL
- the miaA gene encoding tRNA (adenosine(37)-N6)-dimethylallyltransferase MiaA, which codes for MKLLVLVGPTAVGKTKLSLELAEALNAEVISGDSMQVYRGMDVGTAKATEEERRRVPHHMIDIHDPDHPFSVAEFQAKARELIAEIAGRNRLPFIVGGTGLYVESVCYAYEFSEGGGDEEFREEQRKYALAHGEEALHAKLREVDPISADRLHPNDQRRIIRALEIYHMTGIPMSEQLAAQKKQSPYELCIVGLTMERGLLYKRIEDRIDEMMEQGLVQEVRRLLDQGYTTDLVSMQGLGYKEIAAYLQGNLTLGEAVELLKKNTRRFAKRQLSWFRHMKDIEWVDVTDTANFHAHFQKIHAIITAKLKLNDHFEGGPFS
- the hfq gene encoding RNA chaperone Hfq, which encodes MNKSINIQDTFLNQLRKENIPVTVYLTNGFQIRGLIRAFDNFTIIIDSEGRQQMVYKHAISTFTPSRSVNLQQQDNAEN